From a single Pseudophryne corroboree isolate aPseCor3 chromosome 6, aPseCor3.hap2, whole genome shotgun sequence genomic region:
- the LOC134934592 gene encoding uncharacterized protein LOC134934592: MHQRSPFIASPYTQDEFELKVAQNAKTMASYMDREFTTGFIDVYRASECLWKVRSKDFSNRQKKDQAYRQLVEYSKAHNSDADLLWAKKKIANLRTVFKKEHTRVIESQRSGAGTDDVYQPTLWYYEQMKFLLEREAKLHGQGSLDKESPKTPEEEGTLNPESTPEVMNTSATEATELELSGEESAPSRSTAPPRRRQKNSSLSSDSASSSTVQFIQRAEEMLNRPPDFYRQFSNTIESQIRVMPETVFRTFRRIVFDVLRRAEDNDLSDDLDLMSNPVRRARNAPQSQYPYPQPYYYPPGNPPPQRPFFSPGPPPTPTLPTPPTSTLSTGLYSAMLSTQLPPEDEATFFNY; encoded by the exons ATGCATCAACGCTCACCGTTCATCGCTAGCCCATACACACAGgatgagtttgagctcaaagtagctcaaaatgccaaaa CAATGGCTTCTTACATGGACCGGGAGTTCACAACTGGATTCATTGATGTGTATCGGGCCAGCGAATGTCTGTGGAAGGTCCGTAGCAAGGACTTTTCAAACAGACAGAAGAAGGATCAGGCCTACAGACAATTGGTGGAGTACAGCAAAGCCCATAACAGTGATGCTGATCTACTTTGGGCGAAGAAGAAGATAGCAAACTTGCGGACGGTGTTCAAGAAGGAACACACACGCGTGATCGAGTCTCAACGTTCAGGAGCCGGAACTGATGATGTTTACCAGCCGACGCTATGGTATTATGAACAGATGAAGTTCCTTTTGGAGAGAGAGGCGAAATTACATGGACAGGGTAGCCTGGATAAAGAGTCTCCTAAGACGCCAGAGGAAGAGGGGACCCTTAATCCG gaatctACCCCGGAGGTAATGAACACTTCCGCAACAGAGGCAACAGAACTGGAGCTCAGTGGTGAGGAGTCAGCACCATCTCGGTCGACAGCACCACCAAGGCGGAGACAAAAGAATTCATCATTGAGTTCCGATTCTGCATCCTCCAGCACGGTTCAATTTATCCAACGGGCAGAGGAAATGCTTAATAGGCCACCAGACTTCTATCGTCAATTTTCAAACACGATAGAATCTCAGATACGTGTAATGCCCGAAACTGTTTTTAGAACTTTCAGGCGCATAGTATTTGATGTATTGAGAAGGGCCGAGGATAATGACCTATCCGATGACCTGGATCTAATGTCAAATCCTGTGCGGCGCGCACgaaatgccccacagtcccagtatcCTTATCCCCAACCATACTATTATCCGCCGGGTAATCCTCCGCCACAGCGCCCTTTTTTTTCGCCGGGACCCCCACCTACACCCACTCTGCCCACTCCTCCCACCAGCACTTTGTCCACTGGATTGTACTCAGCAATGCTGAGTACACAGCTCCCCCCAGAGGACGAGGCTACTTTTTTCAattattaa